The Tamandua tetradactyla isolate mTamTet1 chromosome 13, mTamTet1.pri, whole genome shotgun sequence genome segment CCTCTGGTTTCTGCAAACACCCCTAGGGGCTCATGGCTCCCTGGGGGCCGTGCCTGCCTGGGCAGGGTGTCTTTGCTGTCGGACTCCCACAGCTGGGTCTCCCGAGTTTCCGTCCTTCCAGGACAGGCTCCATGTACcctgttccctcctcttccttcctctccctcttccacAGCTAGGGGGTCCCATGGTCCCAGGTCCCTGGGGTCTGCCCTCATTTCAGCACTGAAAGTCCCAGGCCCTGGGCAAACTCCGGCCTCGGGCAAACTGGAATGGCTGGTTCCTCTGTCCTCATTTAGGTGCCCCACCCCGACCTCCTTGGTGGTTCTGGGCTTTCACCAAGTCTGGACGAGTGGCCCCAGAGGTGCGTCTGCAACCTCCTCTCTCCGAGGTGGGGGCACAGAGCTGCTAGAGAATTTCAGGGAGTAGGGAAGGGGAAATACAGGCAACCGAAACCTTCATCCCTCCCTCAGCAAATGCCTCTCCCTTACCCCCCAGTCCCCCGCAGAACAACCTGGGTTTCAGATAGGAGATTTGATAAACGTGGGGCCCCCACTGCTGACCCCTGGTGCTGCATCTGCTGGGGCACCCTGGGGGAAGGCGGAGAGCTGAGCTGGAGGCTTTGCTCTCCTTTAGACTGGGAATGCCTGGAAGGTGAAACCTTTGTGGGTTCCTCCTGGTGTTCCCCTAGCCCCGCCCACATGTGTGCTCAACAAGTATGAAATGGATGCAATTACTCATTCAACTAATAGTAActgatgtgccaggcactgctctaggcACTGGGGGCCCAGTGCTAAACAATAGAGGTAGAAACCCCGCTCCCCGTGGAGCTCACATTAGGGGAGACTGACAGTGAACAAATGCACACAGTAGGTCAGATGGTTATAAATGTTATAGAGATtgaagggaagagaggagggtGGAGGCTGCAATCTTAAATGGGGTGGTCAGGGGATCCCCCTGAGAAGTCACATCTGAACAAAGAcctggaggaggtgagggagCAAGCCCTGTGCATGTCTGGAGTCAGATGTCCAGCAAAACGAGCagtcagtgcaaaggccctgaggcagggacCCATCTGGCTTGTCTGAGGAAGAGCAAGTAGGCCGGGGCAGCTGGAACAGCGAGCGAGGGAGAGTAGTGGGAGGCTACAGGGTCTTACTGGCATTACAAAGACTGTTTTTTTCCCCTGCGTGAGAGTGGAAGCAACTGAGTAAGCAGAGGAGTGACAAAATCTAGCttacctgttaaaaaaaaaggattattctGTCTGCAAATAATTGGCAAAGCCATGCTACACAGTGGTCACAACAGTTGTGGGCATCGAACATCCATGTGAAATTTACTGCTGCTTCCTCCCCAGTGTATCAGGGCCCCTGACACACTCAGATACATGAATCACTGTCTATCCCAGTGGTTCTAGGTCAGTCCTGATATCAAATACTCTGTCTCCATGAAATTGATGTTGCAAAACTGCCTCTCGCTCCCAGGAGTGGCACATCAATGCTTTGTTTCCCTTTTGTGATTCAGAAAAGAGGGTTGTTccattttgctagctgctgaaatgcaacacaccagagatggattggcttttaataaaaggggatttatttcattagttcttcagaggaaaggcagctaacttccatctgaggttcttccttatgtgggaaggctcagggtaatctctgctggtcttctctccaggcctctgggttccaacaactttccccggggtgatttctttctgcatctccaaaggcctgggctgagctgcgagtgctgagatgaggtatgctgagctgcttgggctgtgctacgttgagtctctcatttaagcaccagccaattaagtcaaacatcattcactgcagcaggcacgcctcctagctgactgcagatgtaatcagcaacagatgaggttcacataccattggttcatgtccacagcaacagaacaaggtgccttcacctggccaagttgacaactgaatctaactaccacaagggtTTTGAAAATGGCAGACTGAGAACTTACCAAGTGCCAGATGCTGTGCAAAGTCCTTTACATGGGATGACAATTTAATCCTATAAACTGCCCTATATCTTGGGAACTGTATTACCTCCTCCCTTTTGTGGCTGTGGAAATGGAGATACCAAGTGACGATGACAGAGCCTGTAAGCCACGGAGCAGGATTTTGAACTCATTCCTGTCTGATTCCAGCATGCCCCTACTTAGCCACGTGCTATGCTCTCTCTGCTCTAATGTGTTTTGGGATTCGGTGGGCCAAACTTCCCCTTGAATGGAGACTAATCAGTAAATTGATGGATGAACAAAGATGAATTCAGAAGAGCCTGCTCTGTGCCAGAACCCCCAAGTCCTCTCTGACACCCCAAGTCATTTGCCCCTCTTGCCGGCATTTCCACCAGTGCCGATGCGTAGTAGTCTAACTGAGGATCCGAGCACCTCTCACCTGGGCAGGTATCATGACCTGCTCACTGGTCTTTCTGAGCCCTTCCATTTACTCTGCATGCAGCAGCCCGGGTGGTCTGCTCAAACTGCAAACATGATTGTGTTAGTTTCCtgtagctgctgtaacaaattgccccAAGCGTGGAGGCATAAAACAGCAGAAACTCATTCCCTCATAGTTCTGGGGGCCAGGAGTCCGAAATCAGTCTCACTGGGTTGAAATCAAGCCGGAGCAGAGCTGAGCTCCCTCTGGGGGTTCGAGGAGAACACTGTTCTGGcttcagcttctggtggctgtggCATTCCTCAGCTGGTGTCTGCGTCCTCTTCCTCCCTGTGTGTGTGTCATCTCCTCTCTGCCTCTGCTCATAAGGACACTGAGATGGCATTTAGGGCCCAAtctgataatccaggataatctcatcTCAAAAGCCTTTCCTTAATCACATCCGCAGAGGCCTCTTTTCCAAACAAGGTAACATTTATAGGACGCAGGGATTAGGGCCCAGCTATCCTTGTGGGGGGCTGTCCTTCAGCCCACCCCACGGATCAAACACCAGGTCCTCCAGAGCCGTCATGTGAGCCCTTAGGCCTTGcccaccccttcccccagcctCGTTTTGATCCCTTCCACCTTCCTCCCTGTGCACCGGCGACTCTGGCTTTCTCTCAGTGCCTCCAACCAAGGTGACAGCTTGGTGAAAATTAGGAAACCGCAACCCCTCTAGACAGACACAGACCTGAAGCTTGGAGAGTGCACTGCAGGCTGGATCTTAGCCTCCAAGTTCAGGGTACAAGTTGCTGTACCATGTGAGGGTCCTTTCTTGAATCTGTACATGGCctcctgccacagggcctttgcacatgctgcttCTTCTCTTCACCTGGCTAACTCTTGGTCCTCTTTCCGCCCAATCTCAGATAAGAGTCACTGCCAGGTAACCTTTCCTGAGCCTAAATCCAGGATGGGGGAGCCTTTGTTCTAATCGCTCATAGAACGTCTGCTTGTTAACTGTTATTGGTCTCTATGTGTGATGACATACTCACTCGTGCAGTCATTTCATGAAATCTGCCTCCCCCACTAAACCAGAAGCTCTGCAAGGTCAGGTCCCACCTCTGCCTTGCTCACTGTTATGTCCACAGTGCATGCAGTAAGCACtcaatatctgttgaatgaatccATGTATGGAGTTAGCCATTCCTGCTATCACATGGCGTCTTGTAGAACCAGCTGGGGTGGTGTGGGGTGCTCTGAACTGGGTGCAAACTGATGAGAACCTGTGTGGGTGACAGCCCCTCTTCCACTTCCGAGACCCTAATGAAGGTGGGTGACTGGACGTTCCTGGAGGGCAGAGCCCGGGGCCAGAGTTTGCCAAAGAGCCCTGGAGGGGGTTGGGGTTTAGGCAGCCTAAAAATCACTTTCAAATTAATTAACATAACTGGgctgttttttttctgaatgatgtCTTCATGACATCAAAAATTAAACACAGGCATTAAATACAAAAGCTTTTCTTCTGCTTGTGGAAGTCACTGAAGATCCAGCCAGTGCTGCTGTAGGGTTTGGCTTCTCTCTGCCCTTTGGTAGGCGCAAGGGTGGGGGGCTGGCGGTGGGAGGGGCTCCTAAAGGGCCTGGAGACACCTCCGCCCACCCCTCCTTTGCTTGGCTAACTGATTCCAGTTTGTTGAAGGCTTCTGCCCTCAGGAGTGATCCCGGCTGAGTGGAGACTGAAATtgtgggtttgaattccagctctgctgTTTATCATCTGCATCTTCTTGGCCACATCACTTCGTTCTCTGACCCATGGGATCCCCGTCCGGGAATGGTATTCATATACTTCCTTAAGGAGGTTGATTAACGTGCTCCCCACAGGAAGCACCCCATCAGCAGCTGTCATTAGCTCTCGAGGGAAATGACACTGACAATGATCAACCTCCCACAGAGCATCAGCTCATGTCATCCTCCCAGAGTCAGTGCATCCTCAAGGGACTCCATCCCCTAAATTACAGATAAGAAACTTGCAAGTGTGAGCAGTCAAGTAACTTTCTAGTAAATGGCAGGGACAGTAGAAAGATGGAAGATGGGCTGGACAACCCAGAGAGGACAAGTACGACTCCTGAAAACACGGGTGCCTTCTGAGGATgaaggaggctggggtggggaagcCCCCATAGCCTCTCCCCTATCCTCAGCCTGTCCCCCCAGGTGAGCTGACCCCATCCTCATGCAAATGGGTTAGGTGGAATGAAATGGCTTAGGTGGAATGACAGGCATTTCCTGTCAGCTCATTTCCAAGCACATGCTTGTTCCCTGCCAACGACAGTTCAGATCAAGGATCTGGAAAGGGGTTGCTCCTCATCCTAAAGAGAAGTAGGGTttcccactcccactccccaAACAGCCCTAATGCCAGACAAGTGGGTGAAAGCTTTCAGAAGAACTGTTTCAAACCCATTGTGTAAAACATCAACCCAGGGAGGGGAAATGGCAGAAGGCAGGGTGACAGCAATCCCAGCTCTTGTCTTCTTTTCCAGGTTACGGCCACATCTACCCAGTCACCAGGCTGGGCAAGTACCTGTGCATGCTCTACGCTCTCTTTGGCATCCCCCTGATGTACCTGGTTCTCACAGACACTGGCGACATCCTGGCCACTATCTTATCCAAGTTGTACAACAGGATCCGGACAGCGCTGTCGCTAAGGCATCGCCTCTCCACGGAATGCTCCCGTCTGCTCTGCAGGGGAACACCCAACAGCCCGCCTGTGCAGGAAGCTGCTCCTAGGATCATCATCAATTCCAAGGAGCTCCCGGACCCCAACCCCGGCAAGTGTCCTTCAGCCCAAAACCGTAACGAGGAACTGTTTGAGCAACTTCTGGCTCAAGAGAAGCAGAATACGCTGAAGCTGCCCTCGCCAGCCATGGAGAGGAGTAACTCCTGTCCCGAACTGGTGCCCGGGAGACTCTCCTACTCCATCATCAGCAACCTGGATGAGGTCGGACGGGGCGTGGAGACGTTGGACGTTCCCCTCCCCATCATCGTCCTCATAGTTTTTGCCTATATATCCTGTGCAGCCGCCATACTTCCCTGCTGGGAGAAAGAGCTGGATTTCGAGAACgccttttatttctgcttcatcACGCTGACCACCATCGGGTTTGGGGACACGGTTTTAGAACACCCTAACTTCTTCCTGTTCTTCTCCATTTACATTATCATCGGGATGGAGATTGTGGTTATTGCTTTCAAGTTGGGGCAGAACCGGTTGATTCACATCTACAAAAAGCTTATGCTAGTCTTTGcaaaagggaaattttaccaCCCCATTAAAAAGTGAAGGCTCCGCTGTTTCTCAGATGCACACAGTGGCTGAGTTGATTCCAGGCTTGGGGTGGCGTGAATGGAGCTGGTGACTGTGGCATGTCTTCTCAGACCTGGGGGCTTGAAGACCAATCCTGCAGGAAGGCTTATTTCAGTCTTGAGGTCCTGCAGAAATATGGTCAATGGTCTTCATAAGCAGGACTTTAGgaagcttaaaaacaaaacaaaacaaaactactgcCACCTTCCAATGAAGTCCAATGAATTTCTCCATTTTCACTTTTACAAAGCACTACCTTATCTCGATGAAAGGATGCCACTGGTTTTTATGTGACACCAGAAAATATGACATTTGTTCTTGTAACTTGTACTTTCAGCTAAATCAAAATCATTCTAAGCTGCTGCCTGTTGAAGAAACAGGGCTAACTGGCTCAAGCTCTTTCCTGAATGACCCGCACGAATGCATGCCAGACCAGCCCAGTGCCGGCCCACGTACACCGAGTGGAATTGCTGCCCATGTTCAAGGGACCTGGGACATTTCCTGATGGCCAGACTCTGTCCACTTTCCTCACTAACTGACACGTGTCTGGACACTCCTGCATGAGTTGAATGTGAAAGTGTCAGCGCCTAAATGAATGGACAGTACACAATATGGTTGGCACTCCTGAGCTGTTCGTGAATGAATTGGCATGTGAATGGCGGGACGGGCACGCCAGCTATCTCTGCCTGGAGACCTTTTCTGGCCACTAATGTGTGGACATGCGCAGGGTAGGCCAGATGTGCCAAGGAGTGAACTCAGCCAATGGCTGATGGGAGTTGGGGGATGCTTGCTCCGGCCTCCTTGCCTCTCCCGTGGGATAACTCGGGGGCAGGCTCACACTGTCTCCCAGAGTTGCCCAGTGGAATGGAGCCTCAGTGGCTTATTTTACAACCTCTACTGGCttctctcatcttcctgtctcaccCTCCCTATTTCCCCTACTGGGGCTTCCTGATAGCACTCCACATATAACCCACCTGCACTCAAATCCCCAACCTGCAGTCACTCCTGGGAGCCCAGCCCAGGAGAAGATGTAAAAGACTTGATATTGGGACTGGCTGGCATGTGCATGGGGTGGCCAAGAGCCTTTTACTTACTCTCTTGTCAGTTATTAGAAATATCTTATAAGGGCATGATTGATTAGctcttggttctttgagagaattTTGTAAAAGTTAAC includes the following:
- the KCNK18 gene encoding potassium channel subfamily K member 18 produces the protein MEAAGPPQARRHCLEVLGKLFPHLCFLSSLVTYALVGAALFSAIEGSQDLQPDQQEFEEFLKSLCRILECNGTVEEVRKLNIQEQLKKVKPQWLRTSTDWSFLSSLFFCCTVFTTVGYGHIYPVTRLGKYLCMLYALFGIPLMYLVLTDTGDILATILSKLYNRIRTALSLRHRLSTECSRLLCRGTPNSPPVQEAAPRIIINSKELPDPNPGKCPSAQNRNEELFEQLLAQEKQNTLKLPSPAMERSNSCPELVPGRLSYSIISNLDEVGRGVETLDVPLPIIVLIVFAYISCAAAILPCWEKELDFENAFYFCFITLTTIGFGDTVLEHPNFFLFFSIYIIIGMEIVVIAFKLGQNRLIHIYKKLMLVFAKGKFYHPIKK